The following coding sequences lie in one Vanacampus margaritifer isolate UIUO_Vmar chromosome 16, RoL_Vmar_1.0, whole genome shotgun sequence genomic window:
- the nup98 gene encoding nuclear pore complex protein Nup98-Nup96 isoform X1: MFNKSFGTPFGGGSGGFGTSSTFGQQNAGFGTTGGFGTSAFGATTNTGGLFGTAQNKPGGLFGSSTFNQPATSSTSTSFGFGAPSATSTSLFGNTAAGNTAGSGLFSQQNNAFSANKPTSFGSFGTSTTGGGLFGATNTTANPFGGATSLFGGSGFSATQQPGTTVKFNAPTGNDTMVKAGVTTNINTKHQCITAMKEYENKSLEELRLEDYQAGRKGATNQMPAATGGLFGAAAPAPSAPAGLFGSAASNNNFTFGQNKSTFGQASTGGFSGTTGGLFSQPNQQQQQQQQQQAGSLFKPFGQTTTTQSSGFSFGNTNTMGQASTSTMGLFGNTAASQSGGLFGAAQTSASTGFGAASGLFGQATAGFGSVGTQPSIFGNKASGFGTTTTSAPSFGTGTGIFGNKPALTLGTGANASTFGFGANPAGGNLFGNKSTTGGLGTGLGNTFGAVGAGTASLFGNNQNKLGSTLGTFGTGGFNSGAGAIGFGASQQPVALTDPNATAAQQALLQQQFSVLTYSPYGDSPLFRNPLTDPKKKEEYLKPTNPTAQKALTTPTHYKLSPRPATRLRPKALTSSGSSKSQLFDGLDDDEPLLTNGAFVPRKSIKKLVLKNLNSSQYSSPANKDSDDLASLSEYPQNGHSHMGDDEPRAAPADDDPEVTHFYVNPIAKPVPQGRAFSMQDTISELNMHKVARIGLELSSEDALASPGDASLQDERDDVLHDSNQPPHPAGIVLKRVGYYTIPSMDELADMFDDDGGECVVENFTIGRKGYGSIFFPGTVNVTGLDLDQIVHFRRKEVIVYPDDKNKPAEGEGLNRRAEVTLDGVWPNDKTSCTQIRSPERLADMNYEGRLEKAARKQGARFLEYRPETGSWVFEVAHFSKYGLQESDEDDDVPLMTDPKKLKMMSLPPSKLPQPPPPSQQPMAPQTQTTAVVDLASGVAELDSDMADVTQSLPVEGAPGEEDDSEPGDSPADAAGAEQNGVSPSGHMASSLGINPHTLQIMKASLFAEDEDESDFFQDHVKMSLDSPRLNLLGRPSVGALFQARFSSGLLSQLPDSSPKSRPEGPHWAIPTPPSFLLPSKPVEPPVRTIGVQRLGGPVPLEESIAQGKGNLLMDAGLYVGRSFRVGWGPGWMLAHCGSPLSAPSGKQQVTNTDFSFLPKPARITPLTASPYNVVLEHLVGLGSPGEEMSDEQSQEVLQRPLEICLKHSTISTDAAACPLIRPLSGVAALHDYADWISELSDEQEHDDPVLDYWCEVWTLCEALWGQQPHAEAMGDYEQQLERRRTFSAWLSRRTAHRVEEEVALAGKVCRTEAVFSYLTGNRISEACRLAQKEGDHRLALLLSQAAGSQYGRELLALQLADWNRMRTDAYLTKEHLQIFTLLAGKLVWQTSESVVNVCSQLDWKRCVAVHLWFMLPPTASVADALAKYQDAFQGSCEGGKYACAPLPPYLEEEQADMDHEDEEEEEEEFKQPLYDVCFHLLKLYSDRHYGLQPLLEPLSATQERLDFRLSWHLWGVLQALHYTHLSAASQGMLHASYAAQLESAGLWHLAVFILLHIPNHAQRERAVRAVLNLHCPLQETDESASREHFLTERLLVPERWIHEAKSVRARHHGDKHQEALHLYRASHWNQCHRLLVTHLAPDCIINDNHDYLLEFLEGLAVPEHSATIQDWDTAGKVYLDYIQVTNTLRDVQQMESGDGYELERLHTQVTSLCGRIHLLPCGGARDRLAQSEMAKCVANILRVVLSLQRGPGMSPPPPQQLAPHISRLPMPEDYALEELRGLTTLYLRQLVAGQ; the protein is encoded by the exons ACGCGGGCTTTGGGACCACGGGGGGGTTCGGTACATCTGCGTTCGGGGCGACCACCAACACCGGAGGGCTCTTTGGCACTGCACAGAATAAACCTG GCGGCCTGTTCGGCTCCAGCACTTTCAACCAGCCGGCGACGTCGTCCACCAGCACCAGTTTTGGCTTCGGCGCCCCTAGCGCCACATCCACCAGCCTGTTTGGCAACACGGCGGCAGGGAACACGGCGGGCAGCGGGCTCTTCTCGCAGCAGAACAATGCTTTCAGCGCCAACAAGCCCACGTCCTTTGGAA GCTTCGGGACCAGCACCACCGGCGGCGGGCTCTTCGGCGCCACCAACACCACCGCCAACCCTTTTGGAGGGGCCACGTCTTTGTTCGGAGGCTCGGGCTTCTCGGCCACGCAGCAGCCCGGAACCACAGTCAAATTTAAT GCTCCAACCGGAAATGACACCATGGTGAAAGCCGGTGTGACCACCAACATCAACACCAAGCATCAGTGCATCACCGCCATGAAGGAGTACGAGAACAAATCCCTGGAG gagctgaggcTGGAGGACTACCAGGCGGGACGGAAGGGCGCCACCAACCAAATGCCCGCCGCGACGGGCGGCCTGTTCGGTGCCGCCGCTCCCGCTCCCAGCGCCCCCGCCGGCCTGTTCGGCTCAGCGGCGTCCAACAACAACTTCACGTTTGGACAGAACAAAAGCACCTTTGGTCAAG CCTCGACGGGAGGCTTCAGCGGCACCACGGGGGGCCTGTTTAGCCAACCcaaccagcagcagcagcagcaacagcagcagcaggctgGCAGCCTCTTCAAGCCTTTCGGTCAGACCACCACGACGCAGAGTAGCGGCTTTTCCTTCGGCAACACCAACACCATGGGCCAGGCCAGTACCAGCACCATG GGTCTTTTTGGCAACACGGCAGCGTCTCAGTCTGGCGGGTTGTTCGGCGCCGCTCAGACGAGCGCCTCCACTGGCTTCGGTGCCGCCAGCGGACTTTTTGGCCAAGCCACGGCCGGCTTTGGGAGCGTGGGCACTCAG CCGAGCATATTTGGAAACAAAGCCAGCGGTTTTGGCACCACCACAACCAGTGCCCCGTCCTTTGGCACCGGCACTGGAATCTTTGGGAACAAGCCTGCGCTAACGCTGGGAACTGGAGCCAACGCTTCAACGTTTG GCTTTGGCGCTAACCCTGCAGGAGGTAATCTATTTGGCAACAAGTCAACCACTGGAGGGCTTGGCACTGGACTGGGTAACACCTTTGGAGCAG TGGGCGCGGGGACCGCGTCTCTGTTTGGGAATAACCAGAATAAGTTGGGCTCCACGTTGGGAACGTTCGGGACGGGCGGCTTCAACAGCGGCGCCGGCGCGATCGGCTTTGGAGCATCTCAACAGCCCGTCG CGCTGACGGATCCCAACGCAACCGCAGCCCAACAGGCTTTGCTTCAACAGCAGTTCAGCGTGCTGACGTACTCGCCCTACGGAGACTCGCCGCTCTTTAGGAACCCGCTGACCGACCCCAAAAAGAAGGAGGAG TATCTGAAACCAACCAACCCGACGGCCCAGAAAGCTCTGACCACACCCACACATTACAAGCTGAGTCCACGACCGGCCACGCGCTTGCGCCCCAAAGCTTTGACCTCATCGGGAAGCTCCAAGTCGCAGCTTTTCGACGGCCTGGATGACGACGAGCCCTTGCTCACCAACGGCGCCTTCGTTCCCAG GAAGAGCATCAAGAAGCTCGTGCTGAAGAACTTGAACAGCAGCCAGTACAGCAGTCCCGCAAACAAAGACAGCGACGACCTGGCCTCGCTGTCGGAGTACCCTCAGAACGGACACAG CCACATGGGGGACGACGAACCGAGGGCAGCGCCGGCTGACGATGATCCAGAGGTCACGCATTTCTACGTCAACCCCATCGCCAAGCCCGTTCCGCAAGGCCGCGCCTTCTCCATGCAGGACACCATCTCCGAGCTCAACATGCACAAGGTCGCCAGGATCGGCCTGGAG TTGAGCAGCGAGGACGCACTGGCGTCCCCGGGCGACGCGTCTCTGCAGGATGAGCGAGACGACGTCCTGCACGACTCCAACCAGCCTCCTCACCCCGCAG GCATCGTGCTGAAGCGCGTCGGTTATTACACCATCCCCTCAATGGACGAGCTGGCCGATATGTTTGACGACGACGGCGGCGAGTGCGTGGTGGAAAACTTCACCATCGGCAGGAAAG GTTACGGCTCCATCTTCTTTCCCGGCACGGTGAACGTGACGGGACTGGACCTCGACCAGATCGTTCACTTCCGACGCAAAGAAGTCATCGTGTACCCGGACGACAAGAACAAGCCGGCAGAAGGCGAAGGGCTCAACAG GCGGGCTGAGGTGACACTGGACGGCGTTTGGCCCAATGACAAGACAAGCTGCACACAAATCCGAAGCCCCGAGCGCCTCGCTGACATGAACTACGAAGGTCGGCTGGAGAAAGCGGCACGCAAACAGGGAGCACGCTTCCTCGAGTACAGACCCGAGACCGGCTCCTGGGTCTTTGAG GTCGCTCATTTCTCCAAGTATGGCCTGCAGGAGTCGGACGAAGACGACGACGTTCCGCTCATGACCGACCCGAAGAAGCtgaagatgatgtcacttcctccCTCCAAACTCCCGCAGCCGCCTCCTCCCTCTCAGCAGCCAATGGCGCCGCAGACTCAG ACCACGGCCGTTGTTGACCTGGCGAGCGGCGTGGCCGAGTTAGACAGCGACATGGCCGACGTCACGCAGAGCTTACCGGTGGAGGGCGCGCCAGGAGAAGAGGATGACAGTGAGCCAGGGGACAGCCCGGCGGATGCCGCGGGTGCCGAGCAAAATGGCGTCTCCCCATCTGGCCACATGGCGTCCTCGCTGGGCATCAACCCCCACACCCTGCAG ATCATGAAGGCGTCTCTATTTGCTGAAGATGAAGACGAGAGCGACTTCTTCCAGGATCACGTGAAGATGTCCTTGGACTCGCCACGCCTCAACCTGCTGGGACGACCCTCGG TGGGGGCGCTCTTCCAGGCCCGCTTTTCGTCTGGCCTGCTCTCTCAGCTCCCCGATTCTTCTCCGAAGTCCCGGCCTGAAGGACCCCACTGGGCAATACCCACCCCGCCCTCCTTCTTGCTGCCCTCCAAGCCAGTGGAGCCTCCTGTGAGGACCATTGGGGTCCAGCGCTTAGGAGGCCCCGTACCCCTGGAAGAATCCATCGCACAAGGAAAG GGAAACTTGCTGATGGACGCCGGTCTGTACGTGGGCCGCTCGTTCCGGGTGGGCTGGGGTCCCGGCTGGATGCTGGCGCACTGTGGCAGTCCACTTAGCGCTCCATCAGGCAAGCAACAAGTAACCAACACGGACTTTAGTTTCCTGCCAAAACCTGCCAGGATCACACC GCTGACGGCGAGCCCCTACAATGTGGTTTTGGAACATCTGGTGGGTCTGGGGTCTCCGGGAGAGGAGATGAGTGACGAGCAGAGTCAAGAGGTGCTGCAGCGCCCCCTGGAGATTTGTCTGAAGCACAGCACCATCAGCACGGACGCCGCCGCTTGCCCCCTCATCCGCCCGCTGTCCGGTGTGGCGGCGCTGCACGACTACGCCGATTGGATCTCTGAGCTGAGCGACGAGCAGGAGCACGACGACC CTGTGCTGGACTACTGGTGCGAAGTTTGGACCCTGTGCGAGGCCCTGTGGGGCCAGCAACCGCACGCCGAGGCCATGGGCGACTACGAGCAGCAGCTGGAGAGGAGGCGCACCTTCTCCGCCTGGCTGTCTCGCCGCACCGCCCATCGGGTGGAGGAGGAAGTGGCGCTGGCGGGGAAAGTGTGCCGCACAGAGGCCGTCTTCAGCTACCTGACAGGAAACCGCATCAGTGAGGCGTGTCGTCTGGCGCAGAAGGAGG GAGACCACCGCCTGGCCCTGCTGCTGTCGCAGGCCGCTGGCTCACAATACGGCCGCGAGCTGCTGGCCCTGCAGCTCGCCGACTGGAACCGCATGCGGACCGACGCCTACCTGACGAAAGAACACCTGCAAATCTTCACGCTGCTCGCCGGAAAGCTC GTGTGGCAGACGTCCGAGTCGGTGGTGAACGTGTGCTCGCAGCTGGACTGGAAGCGCTGCGTGGCCGTTCACCTGTGGTTCATGCTGCCGCCCACCGCCTCGGTGGCCGACGCCCTGGCCAAGTACCAGGATGCCTTCCAG GGATCGTGTGAGGGGGGCAAATATGCCTGCGCACCCCTGCCGCCATACCTGGAGGAGGAGCAGGCGGATATGGACCacgaagacgaggaggaggaggaagaggagttcAAGCAGCCGCTGTATGAtgtctgcttccacctgctcaAACTTTACAGTGACAG ACACTACGGCCTGCAGCCGCTGTTGGAGCCTCTGAGCGCCACGCAGGAGCGTCTGGACTTCCGGCTGAGCTGGCACCTTTGGGGCGTCCTGCAGGCGCTGCACTACACTCACCTGAGCGCCGCCAGCCAGGGCATGCTGCACGCCAGCTACGCCGCGCAGTTGGAGAGCGCCGGCCTGTGGCACCTGGCCGTCTTCATCCTGCTGCACATCCCCAACCACGc CCAGCGCGAGCGCGCGGTCAGGGCCGTGCTCAACCTGCACTGCCCCCTGCAGGAGACGGACGAGTCCGCAAGCAGGGAGCACTTCCTGACCGAGCGTCTGCTCGTCCCCGAGCGCTGGATCCACGAGGCCAAGAGCGTTCGCGCCCGCCACCATGGCGACAAGCACCAGGAGGCGCTGCACCTCTATCGCGCCAGCCACTGGAATCAGTGTCACCGGCTGCTCGTCACGCACCTGGCCCCGG ATTGCATCATCAACGACAACCACGACTACCTGCTGGAATTTTTGGAGGGGCTGGCGGTGCCCGAGCACAGCGCCACTATCCAGGATTGGGATACCGCCGGCAAGGTTTACCTGGACTACATCCAGGTCACCAACACCTTACGGGATGTCCAGCAG ATGGAGAGCGGTGACGGCTACGAGCTGGAACGTCTTCACACTCAAGTGACGTCTTTGTGCGGCAGGATCCATCTCCTGCCCTGCGGGGGCGCCAGAGACCGCTTGGCACAGTCAG AGATGGCCAAGTGCGTGGCCAACATCCTGCGCGTGGTGCTGAGTCTGCAACGCGGGCCTGGCatgtcgccgccgccgccgcagcagCTGGCGCCGCATATCTCCCGACTACCCATGCCCGAGGACTACGCCCTGGAGGAGCTGCGAGGTCTCACCACCTTGTACCTGCGCCAGCTCGTCGCCGGCCAGTGA
- the nup98 gene encoding nuclear pore complex protein Nup98-Nup96 isoform X2, with amino-acid sequence MFNKSFGTPFGGGSGGFGTSSTFGQQSGLFGSSTFNQPATSSTSTSFGFGAPSATSTSLFGNTAAGNTAGSGLFSQQNNAFSANKPTSFGSFGTSTTGGGLFGATNTTANPFGGATSLFGGSGFSATQQPGTTVKFNAPTGNDTMVKAGVTTNINTKHQCITAMKEYENKSLEELRLEDYQAGRKGATNQMPAATGGLFGAAAPAPSAPAGLFGSAASNNNFTFGQNKSTFGQASTGGFSGTTGGLFSQPNQQQQQQQQQQAGSLFKPFGQTTTTQSSGFSFGNTNTMGQASTSTMGLFGNTAASQSGGLFGAAQTSASTGFGAASGLFGQATAGFGSVGTQPSIFGNKASGFGTTTTSAPSFGTGTGIFGNKPALTLGTGANASTFGFGANPAGGNLFGNKSTTGGLGTGLGNTFGAVGAGTASLFGNNQNKLGSTLGTFGTGGFNSGAGAIGFGASQQPVALTDPNATAAQQALLQQQFSVLTYSPYGDSPLFRNPLTDPKKKEEYLKPTNPTAQKALTTPTHYKLSPRPATRLRPKALTSSGSSKSQLFDGLDDDEPLLTNGAFVPRKSIKKLVLKNLNSSQYSSPANKDSDDLASLSEYPQNGHSHMGDDEPRAAPADDDPEVTHFYVNPIAKPVPQGRAFSMQDTISELNMHKVARIGLELSSEDALASPGDASLQDERDDVLHDSNQPPHPAGIVLKRVGYYTIPSMDELADMFDDDGGECVVENFTIGRKGYGSIFFPGTVNVTGLDLDQIVHFRRKEVIVYPDDKNKPAEGEGLNRRAEVTLDGVWPNDKTSCTQIRSPERLADMNYEGRLEKAARKQGARFLEYRPETGSWVFEVAHFSKYGLQESDEDDDVPLMTDPKKLKMMSLPPSKLPQPPPPSQQPMAPQTQTTAVVDLASGVAELDSDMADVTQSLPVEGAPGEEDDSEPGDSPADAAGAEQNGVSPSGHMASSLGINPHTLQIMKASLFAEDEDESDFFQDHVKMSLDSPRLNLLGRPSVGALFQARFSSGLLSQLPDSSPKSRPEGPHWAIPTPPSFLLPSKPVEPPVRTIGVQRLGGPVPLEESIAQGKGNLLMDAGLYVGRSFRVGWGPGWMLAHCGSPLSAPSGKQQVTNTDFSFLPKPARITPLTASPYNVVLEHLVGLGSPGEEMSDEQSQEVLQRPLEICLKHSTISTDAAACPLIRPLSGVAALHDYADWISELSDEQEHDDPVLDYWCEVWTLCEALWGQQPHAEAMGDYEQQLERRRTFSAWLSRRTAHRVEEEVALAGKVCRTEAVFSYLTGNRISEACRLAQKEGDHRLALLLSQAAGSQYGRELLALQLADWNRMRTDAYLTKEHLQIFTLLAGKLVWQTSESVVNVCSQLDWKRCVAVHLWFMLPPTASVADALAKYQDAFQGSCEGGKYACAPLPPYLEEEQADMDHEDEEEEEEEFKQPLYDVCFHLLKLYSDRHYGLQPLLEPLSATQERLDFRLSWHLWGVLQALHYTHLSAASQGMLHASYAAQLESAGLWHLAVFILLHIPNHAQRERAVRAVLNLHCPLQETDESASREHFLTERLLVPERWIHEAKSVRARHHGDKHQEALHLYRASHWNQCHRLLVTHLAPDCIINDNHDYLLEFLEGLAVPEHSATIQDWDTAGKVYLDYIQVTNTLRDVQQMESGDGYELERLHTQVTSLCGRIHLLPCGGARDRLAQSEMAKCVANILRVVLSLQRGPGMSPPPPQQLAPHISRLPMPEDYALEELRGLTTLYLRQLVAGQ; translated from the exons GCGGCCTGTTCGGCTCCAGCACTTTCAACCAGCCGGCGACGTCGTCCACCAGCACCAGTTTTGGCTTCGGCGCCCCTAGCGCCACATCCACCAGCCTGTTTGGCAACACGGCGGCAGGGAACACGGCGGGCAGCGGGCTCTTCTCGCAGCAGAACAATGCTTTCAGCGCCAACAAGCCCACGTCCTTTGGAA GCTTCGGGACCAGCACCACCGGCGGCGGGCTCTTCGGCGCCACCAACACCACCGCCAACCCTTTTGGAGGGGCCACGTCTTTGTTCGGAGGCTCGGGCTTCTCGGCCACGCAGCAGCCCGGAACCACAGTCAAATTTAAT GCTCCAACCGGAAATGACACCATGGTGAAAGCCGGTGTGACCACCAACATCAACACCAAGCATCAGTGCATCACCGCCATGAAGGAGTACGAGAACAAATCCCTGGAG gagctgaggcTGGAGGACTACCAGGCGGGACGGAAGGGCGCCACCAACCAAATGCCCGCCGCGACGGGCGGCCTGTTCGGTGCCGCCGCTCCCGCTCCCAGCGCCCCCGCCGGCCTGTTCGGCTCAGCGGCGTCCAACAACAACTTCACGTTTGGACAGAACAAAAGCACCTTTGGTCAAG CCTCGACGGGAGGCTTCAGCGGCACCACGGGGGGCCTGTTTAGCCAACCcaaccagcagcagcagcagcaacagcagcagcaggctgGCAGCCTCTTCAAGCCTTTCGGTCAGACCACCACGACGCAGAGTAGCGGCTTTTCCTTCGGCAACACCAACACCATGGGCCAGGCCAGTACCAGCACCATG GGTCTTTTTGGCAACACGGCAGCGTCTCAGTCTGGCGGGTTGTTCGGCGCCGCTCAGACGAGCGCCTCCACTGGCTTCGGTGCCGCCAGCGGACTTTTTGGCCAAGCCACGGCCGGCTTTGGGAGCGTGGGCACTCAG CCGAGCATATTTGGAAACAAAGCCAGCGGTTTTGGCACCACCACAACCAGTGCCCCGTCCTTTGGCACCGGCACTGGAATCTTTGGGAACAAGCCTGCGCTAACGCTGGGAACTGGAGCCAACGCTTCAACGTTTG GCTTTGGCGCTAACCCTGCAGGAGGTAATCTATTTGGCAACAAGTCAACCACTGGAGGGCTTGGCACTGGACTGGGTAACACCTTTGGAGCAG TGGGCGCGGGGACCGCGTCTCTGTTTGGGAATAACCAGAATAAGTTGGGCTCCACGTTGGGAACGTTCGGGACGGGCGGCTTCAACAGCGGCGCCGGCGCGATCGGCTTTGGAGCATCTCAACAGCCCGTCG CGCTGACGGATCCCAACGCAACCGCAGCCCAACAGGCTTTGCTTCAACAGCAGTTCAGCGTGCTGACGTACTCGCCCTACGGAGACTCGCCGCTCTTTAGGAACCCGCTGACCGACCCCAAAAAGAAGGAGGAG TATCTGAAACCAACCAACCCGACGGCCCAGAAAGCTCTGACCACACCCACACATTACAAGCTGAGTCCACGACCGGCCACGCGCTTGCGCCCCAAAGCTTTGACCTCATCGGGAAGCTCCAAGTCGCAGCTTTTCGACGGCCTGGATGACGACGAGCCCTTGCTCACCAACGGCGCCTTCGTTCCCAG GAAGAGCATCAAGAAGCTCGTGCTGAAGAACTTGAACAGCAGCCAGTACAGCAGTCCCGCAAACAAAGACAGCGACGACCTGGCCTCGCTGTCGGAGTACCCTCAGAACGGACACAG CCACATGGGGGACGACGAACCGAGGGCAGCGCCGGCTGACGATGATCCAGAGGTCACGCATTTCTACGTCAACCCCATCGCCAAGCCCGTTCCGCAAGGCCGCGCCTTCTCCATGCAGGACACCATCTCCGAGCTCAACATGCACAAGGTCGCCAGGATCGGCCTGGAG TTGAGCAGCGAGGACGCACTGGCGTCCCCGGGCGACGCGTCTCTGCAGGATGAGCGAGACGACGTCCTGCACGACTCCAACCAGCCTCCTCACCCCGCAG GCATCGTGCTGAAGCGCGTCGGTTATTACACCATCCCCTCAATGGACGAGCTGGCCGATATGTTTGACGACGACGGCGGCGAGTGCGTGGTGGAAAACTTCACCATCGGCAGGAAAG GTTACGGCTCCATCTTCTTTCCCGGCACGGTGAACGTGACGGGACTGGACCTCGACCAGATCGTTCACTTCCGACGCAAAGAAGTCATCGTGTACCCGGACGACAAGAACAAGCCGGCAGAAGGCGAAGGGCTCAACAG GCGGGCTGAGGTGACACTGGACGGCGTTTGGCCCAATGACAAGACAAGCTGCACACAAATCCGAAGCCCCGAGCGCCTCGCTGACATGAACTACGAAGGTCGGCTGGAGAAAGCGGCACGCAAACAGGGAGCACGCTTCCTCGAGTACAGACCCGAGACCGGCTCCTGGGTCTTTGAG GTCGCTCATTTCTCCAAGTATGGCCTGCAGGAGTCGGACGAAGACGACGACGTTCCGCTCATGACCGACCCGAAGAAGCtgaagatgatgtcacttcctccCTCCAAACTCCCGCAGCCGCCTCCTCCCTCTCAGCAGCCAATGGCGCCGCAGACTCAG ACCACGGCCGTTGTTGACCTGGCGAGCGGCGTGGCCGAGTTAGACAGCGACATGGCCGACGTCACGCAGAGCTTACCGGTGGAGGGCGCGCCAGGAGAAGAGGATGACAGTGAGCCAGGGGACAGCCCGGCGGATGCCGCGGGTGCCGAGCAAAATGGCGTCTCCCCATCTGGCCACATGGCGTCCTCGCTGGGCATCAACCCCCACACCCTGCAG ATCATGAAGGCGTCTCTATTTGCTGAAGATGAAGACGAGAGCGACTTCTTCCAGGATCACGTGAAGATGTCCTTGGACTCGCCACGCCTCAACCTGCTGGGACGACCCTCGG TGGGGGCGCTCTTCCAGGCCCGCTTTTCGTCTGGCCTGCTCTCTCAGCTCCCCGATTCTTCTCCGAAGTCCCGGCCTGAAGGACCCCACTGGGCAATACCCACCCCGCCCTCCTTCTTGCTGCCCTCCAAGCCAGTGGAGCCTCCTGTGAGGACCATTGGGGTCCAGCGCTTAGGAGGCCCCGTACCCCTGGAAGAATCCATCGCACAAGGAAAG GGAAACTTGCTGATGGACGCCGGTCTGTACGTGGGCCGCTCGTTCCGGGTGGGCTGGGGTCCCGGCTGGATGCTGGCGCACTGTGGCAGTCCACTTAGCGCTCCATCAGGCAAGCAACAAGTAACCAACACGGACTTTAGTTTCCTGCCAAAACCTGCCAGGATCACACC GCTGACGGCGAGCCCCTACAATGTGGTTTTGGAACATCTGGTGGGTCTGGGGTCTCCGGGAGAGGAGATGAGTGACGAGCAGAGTCAAGAGGTGCTGCAGCGCCCCCTGGAGATTTGTCTGAAGCACAGCACCATCAGCACGGACGCCGCCGCTTGCCCCCTCATCCGCCCGCTGTCCGGTGTGGCGGCGCTGCACGACTACGCCGATTGGATCTCTGAGCTGAGCGACGAGCAGGAGCACGACGACC CTGTGCTGGACTACTGGTGCGAAGTTTGGACCCTGTGCGAGGCCCTGTGGGGCCAGCAACCGCACGCCGAGGCCATGGGCGACTACGAGCAGCAGCTGGAGAGGAGGCGCACCTTCTCCGCCTGGCTGTCTCGCCGCACCGCCCATCGGGTGGAGGAGGAAGTGGCGCTGGCGGGGAAAGTGTGCCGCACAGAGGCCGTCTTCAGCTACCTGACAGGAAACCGCATCAGTGAGGCGTGTCGTCTGGCGCAGAAGGAGG GAGACCACCGCCTGGCCCTGCTGCTGTCGCAGGCCGCTGGCTCACAATACGGCCGCGAGCTGCTGGCCCTGCAGCTCGCCGACTGGAACCGCATGCGGACCGACGCCTACCTGACGAAAGAACACCTGCAAATCTTCACGCTGCTCGCCGGAAAGCTC GTGTGGCAGACGTCCGAGTCGGTGGTGAACGTGTGCTCGCAGCTGGACTGGAAGCGCTGCGTGGCCGTTCACCTGTGGTTCATGCTGCCGCCCACCGCCTCGGTGGCCGACGCCCTGGCCAAGTACCAGGATGCCTTCCAG GGATCGTGTGAGGGGGGCAAATATGCCTGCGCACCCCTGCCGCCATACCTGGAGGAGGAGCAGGCGGATATGGACCacgaagacgaggaggaggaggaagaggagttcAAGCAGCCGCTGTATGAtgtctgcttccacctgctcaAACTTTACAGTGACAG ACACTACGGCCTGCAGCCGCTGTTGGAGCCTCTGAGCGCCACGCAGGAGCGTCTGGACTTCCGGCTGAGCTGGCACCTTTGGGGCGTCCTGCAGGCGCTGCACTACACTCACCTGAGCGCCGCCAGCCAGGGCATGCTGCACGCCAGCTACGCCGCGCAGTTGGAGAGCGCCGGCCTGTGGCACCTGGCCGTCTTCATCCTGCTGCACATCCCCAACCACGc CCAGCGCGAGCGCGCGGTCAGGGCCGTGCTCAACCTGCACTGCCCCCTGCAGGAGACGGACGAGTCCGCAAGCAGGGAGCACTTCCTGACCGAGCGTCTGCTCGTCCCCGAGCGCTGGATCCACGAGGCCAAGAGCGTTCGCGCCCGCCACCATGGCGACAAGCACCAGGAGGCGCTGCACCTCTATCGCGCCAGCCACTGGAATCAGTGTCACCGGCTGCTCGTCACGCACCTGGCCCCGG ATTGCATCATCAACGACAACCACGACTACCTGCTGGAATTTTTGGAGGGGCTGGCGGTGCCCGAGCACAGCGCCACTATCCAGGATTGGGATACCGCCGGCAAGGTTTACCTGGACTACATCCAGGTCACCAACACCTTACGGGATGTCCAGCAG ATGGAGAGCGGTGACGGCTACGAGCTGGAACGTCTTCACACTCAAGTGACGTCTTTGTGCGGCAGGATCCATCTCCTGCCCTGCGGGGGCGCCAGAGACCGCTTGGCACAGTCAG AGATGGCCAAGTGCGTGGCCAACATCCTGCGCGTGGTGCTGAGTCTGCAACGCGGGCCTGGCatgtcgccgccgccgccgcagcagCTGGCGCCGCATATCTCCCGACTACCCATGCCCGAGGACTACGCCCTGGAGGAGCTGCGAGGTCTCACCACCTTGTACCTGCGCCAGCTCGTCGCCGGCCAGTGA
- the rnasekb gene encoding ribonuclease kappa-B yields MPSLLFCGPKMAACGIVISIWGVIMLAMLGIFFSAKSAVLIEDVPFTEEDIRNDQHPPQNIYSLYSQVGINCFIAAAVYVAVGAVSLCQVRLNKRQEYMVT; encoded by the exons ATGCCGTCGTTGCTCTTCTGCGGTCCCAAGATGGCCGCGTGCGGCATCGTTATCAGCATCTGGGGCGTCATCATGTTG GCGATGCTGGGAATCTTCTTCAGCGCCAAGTCGGCTGTGCTCATCGAGGACGTCCCGTTTACCGAGGAAGATATCCGCAATGA TCAACACCCTCCTCAGAACATCTACAGTCTGTACAGCCAAGTGGGCATCAACTGCTTCATCGCGGCCGCCGTCTACGTGGCAGTGGGCGCCGTGTCGCTGTGCCAGGTTCGACTCAACAAGCGGCAGGAGTACATGGTGACCTAA